The Glycine soja cultivar W05 chromosome 15, ASM419377v2, whole genome shotgun sequence region ATCCCCACAAACTCAAAATACAACTATTTTTCAACATCTATGTCGGCCAACAACGTGACATCTCCACTAACATAATTCCAAACAGGATGGACCACATGCCCCCCGTGATGCACCTTGATAGAAAATTCCATCTTTGACAAAtagtccaaaaaataaaattaaaaattaaaattgatttttataatccACTTAACAATCCCACCATGTGCAACCTCACATGGTGAAAAGGACAAGTATAGAGGCAAAGGAAAGATCCTAAAGCTACATCAAAAACATTAAAGAATAAGGAATGCTTACCTAAATGGAGCACCTTTTCCTAGGACCGCACCGTTGTCTTCAATTTCACTTTCACTAAACTGTGTTGTCTTCAAACTCCATTACAACAAGAACCCAAGAAAACGCATGAACCACACCGTCGATATCCAAAGCAGAAAGTTCTCGCCATCTACACCTACGCGTCAGGAAGTCCACCCTTTCACGACAGCAATTGATTCCCCCACACTCGCAATCGAAACAAAACCCTAACGCGTTTCAAGTCTCTATTAAAAGCGACGCTGCATgaacaaagaaaaaaggaaacgtGCTGCATATCTCTCAACTTCAAAATGACACCCATTCGACGCAGGTCactttaactttattttcttttttaaaataaaatagtttattaaactaaattaaatatgaaaataaaataaaaattcaggtGACACATCATCATGTCTGACATGTTCAACTAACGAACATGTCACCACATTTTGGACGAAAGCTAACGGCAAAAATTTTTCATCAAACTTTTAAAGTTTTAGAGACCAGACAAgacaaaaaaatgtcaaaaatcaaaaatgaaattcatatatatttgaatCTACAATACATTTAAAGCCTTTAATAAAAGGATTGATTTGTCATAAATTAAATGTgagaatcattttaaaatttataaaaattaggggaccaatttaaaaataaaaaataatataagagattttttttaggaaaaaaacttTTCACACAAGACACTTTGACAAAATCATACAAACTTGGGACTGATTTAATAGAATAACTTATTGGTTTATATTACCTATTTCTTTTAGGGTTTTACATATTGGTTGTAGTTTACTGTCAACAACAAAAGAAACTATAGGTTGTAGTTTTAACAATTATTAAGTTTTATGTCTCTAAAATActgattcaaaatttaaaacatgcataaaaaatagtgtaaaatattatttttggttaATATTACTTAAGaatgatatattaaataaattaaaatatattttattataaccgGTATAGTTTTCTTTTCAAGGAATAGCCATTATAGTTAAACCATTGAATCTTAAACAAGTGTCTTCATCAATTCAATTACCAATCCAGTTTTAAAAACATTGACCAAGATTCTTACCAAtccatttttaaaaacattgaccACGATCCTTATGATTTGGATGGTTGCACACTTGCACCATATAAGAGCCAAATTGCACTATTaaggatcaaattcaaatttaattaacttatcTCAAAAAGCTAAGGAACATTTCATTGAATGGCAAGCAACGAATTAATATCTCAATCAGCACATAcatcattcaaaataataaaagcatAAACAAAAAGAGTGTTTTAGCGTCAAAATTAACACTAACGGTATGGGGAAAACAAACTAATTCATCCTTCTAATAAGCTCATTTATGTAATCCTCCCTGTTGCCAGCATCACCTCCTTCAACAtaatgatttcttttcttctccagACCACCCAGGGGTGCTTTGAGCTTGAAAGGCCACAGAAAATTGTTGGCCTCCTTGAAGTGAGGTCCAACAGTCATGATCTCATGGATCAGATCTTCAACGCAAATGATCCCATGCTTCCCCAAAGTCTGGCATTGAATGTTATGTCAGGGAAAAAAACTAAGTAATAGAACAAACAAGCAATGGAAGTGTTTACAGAGGACTACAGAATAGACCACACGGACCTGTTCAATAATAGAGTTGTCTGTCAAAGCAATTCTCTGCTTGTTAACTTTTCCATAGCCCCTCTTGTAGATCAATTCTCTAACACTCTTCAAATTAGGGTACCTGAAGTGGATTTGCAAATATTAAGAACCATGGTGCAGGTAATGAACCATGAGAATCAATGTAGTTGAACTTTCACTTACCCATAGGTAACATAAGGCTCTACCCTATGGAGCATATTCACTGTAGCTTTGTTCACTTTAAGAAAGACGCCATTAAAAATCTGCAGCCAAAATAAACATAACAATAAGGATATACTCCAACTTTGCTTGGACATATGACAAAGGGAAGACAGCCAACAGcaacatcaaaatcaaaatttaggGACTAAGACAGAGCAAGAAGgtaatcaataaaagaaagagaatataAATTTCCAATAGGGAAAAAGAACATATAAAATGACAGGCAAAAGCAATTCTAAAATCACatgttttcaaattaaaatttagaatataattcAACTATATGGGTGGATGAAGTAAATTTGTATAGGGTGTTTTTTGCAAGTAGCTTGAGCAAAACAACTAGATTTTCTTCTAAAGGATTCTGGCAAAGCATGATTAGAACACTTTAGCATGATCCCACTAAGGTTTCCACCAAAATGAGTTTTAAGCTGCAATTAgaatcatttaaaaaacatgtaaattttatgtttctatAAGTCAATATGACATTAAGCACAATATCTGTACAAAGTTTAGTTATTTCAGCAAATAAAACCGAGTCTTTTAGCATAGAACTGTGAGTTTTGATGATATTGCTGTAGGCTGGATCAATAACTATTTGACAAGAATGGTTTAGTAAACAGCTGAGTCCCAGAACAATCCTACGTGACCTCAACACACTACACTTCTCACTacatacaaaaagaaaataatgtaaaaGGTAGCTCATTTTTACAAACAAACTCAATCAAGAACGGCTTTTCAAAATCATCACATTTCACAGCAAACTTTTTCAATTAAGCGGATGAAACCAGGGATGTTTTCAACTCCACAAAAGCCAACAAGAAGTTCATGACTCATTTTGTAAAGTGGGGGAAGTTTATGGCAGACTCCACAAATAGAGCAACATAATTTCCACACACAGGCACCAAAAGAAActcatttagtaaaaatacataattgacTCTTCTCGAGCTTCTTTGTAAACTCAAGGAATCACATTTTAGGATCAAAAATCAAGTTACTTACTAACATTGATTAAGATCAATACCAGTAACAGCAATTCATTAAGTGACCGacaaaaaaatctcaatttgtaatttgtaagcAGTTACCTGTCTCAAACGCAGAAGCTGCAGAATCTTCCTTGTTTTGGGATCCATGGCATTGATACTGACGTTACAGAAATGCCATTAGcaagaaaaacaacaataacCAAAAAGACAATATACTAATATGATGTCatgatatattaaaatactaattaattaatatatttattgattaattaCCCACGGATCCTGATGATGAACAAGAGCTTAGCTTCGGGTTCAACATAAAACCCTCCCTTAAGCTTGGCTTCACGCTTCAACCTAATCAGTTCCTTTTGctggaaaaagaaaacacagaaattatttttaaaaatggcaatattgaaaacaaaacataacAAATCCAACGCTCCAagattcaattataattttaattctaatacCTGCTCGTCGTATTCCTTTGAGTATTGTTTGGCTCTGTTAAAAATCAGCTTCCGCGTTTCGAACCTCATTTTCTTAGCGGCATCGAGTTCCTGCTTCTTCGCCAAAGCCCACTCCTCGttccttttctccttcttcacCACCGATTCCGGAACCAACGCCTTTGCTTCGCCCATTCTTCATACAACAAGGTTTATAAATTAGCGATGTTTTCATAATTTGCTTAAGATTTCATCagaacaacaacagcagcagaAAACAGAGAGACTCACTGGATAATCGATGTTGTGCACTGCTTGCAACGGCGGCGGAGGGTGAGTGTGCGGGGAGTTCTCCGAGCTTTATATATAGGGTTTTCCATCTGCTTTGAATATTGGGCCTTTACTCTTTGTGAATTAATGGGCCTTCATCTGATCTTTCCAccactctcttttttcttaggttgacaaaaatatttagtcccgtaaaaattttgattttacatGAGACTTATTagggttaaatatgttttttgattttataaaattaaaaaaaaaagtttttagtCCCGTAAAAATTTTAGTCCGTTTTTCGTCgtcgtaaaattaaaatacgtcATTTTCTTATCATCTGAAACAAGATTCAGACATAtgtgtataacttttttatatagattATATGTCTAACAATGcaatgaaaattgatttttgttgtgtttttttactttttaatttgtgtttaatttttatttttcatcaattaatttaataacatttatgaggtcaataaatcattaaataagaaatattatttaatttagttaatttgtgtgcttactttttatttatttttaaaatatttaacattttaataacgaaaaataaaatgaggtgAAAATATTTGACAAACCAAAATATTTCTCGTAATGATTTAATCTTAACTAGCATTAATGGGGAACTATTAAttctttgaaaatgttttaccaTTGTTATAATTatcatcttttatatatttattcaatagAAATAGAGAACATTACTAAATTAAGAGATAACgtagtattaatttaaaatttgattatttgttttaaaaattagtatttacttttaaaaaataataatttaatgattattttaatatattaaatttaatattatcaaacGAAACTTATCaaaagatattatttattttataaagataCTATGGtgtgcatatattttaaaatagttagaattttattctatcaaatatttttaaaagacataAATAGGtgtatcaaaaaataattttaaaaacaccaaaaaaattataaattataaataaatagaaattatatttgttttaagagGAATGCTAACCATATTCTCTTTGTGATTAgctgaaattttataaaattattaatttggatAGATTTCATATctaaattagaaaaagaaattattaaataagaaatgcgACTCACCAAAATTAATgatgtaactttttttaaaagattttactATTTGACACACATGCCTATTCTTTTagttgattattttaatttatatttcgtgaaaaataataattaagaataagtattttataattaacaaatatataattcattaaTCTTTGTTATtatagaaatcaaaataatgGTTAAAATTTCAATGGACATATTAGAAATTTCCTTTCAAGTTAAAAGTcaatctaattttgaatttaacttTACATATTCATCTTAAATCACATGAGACTTAATTTTAAaccattttaaatttagttttattaaattttcaataacCAATATGTTGatcctaaaaattatttaaaagagaTAATTATTATATCCAAGTTTAATCCTTAGTACAAATAAGTTTTGTTCAgattttacttattttcttatcagattttattttaatcaaggTCAATTTTTCTGATAACCGGATGATtaacacaaaaaattattaaaatcaaatatcaaaatttataacataattatttttaaaaaaacaaccattattttaatctcCATAATGATTAAAagtgataataaatttaaaatagtctTCTAAAATTTTTAAGCTGTGACTTAGGTTAATTTGTTTCCAAAATTTGGCGCCGAAATAGAGTTCCTTAATTTTGTGAATGATTCCGTGAGATGTGCACATaagtttactttaatttttaatgataaatcTTGCAAATCAAAACCAATcttacattaataaaaaaaatcaacgggatgaaattctaacaaattgttattggattaaaattttatatccctcatattatacttataatattaaaatatcttgTTAATAAGTATCCTAAAAATATGttggataaaataatttaatataatttataaatagtttaattacttaaaataaaatttaaattatttttttaatataatagacATTTTAGTCaaacactttttaaaaaaatttccttaGTAGTGTCTCGAAGTTACCTATTACAATTTAATGAGTGTAACTCAATTGACAATACACATTGAACCTATAGGGAAAGACTTGGATTCAATTCACGGGAGACACTAATGAACATTAAGTATGACTAAGTCCCAAATAAAAGTCTGATCTTATAGCTTATCGAAATTTGTGTGGATATTTTGGAGTCCCATAGTAGAAGCAAATGTCCTAGTTAGggtgtttgtaaaaaaacaagctacttgttatattttctaaattcaaaattagtaatccattatttttttatttcagtcTAACAtgctaaaatagaaaaattacacTATAATATTCTTGCACATTTTTACAATCATAAAAGCATAGTATAAATtcttaaaagttttataaaaattgggTTTCTTGGGCATGTCATATTATTATGCTCTacataataagataaaataataaaggttaaaataattattaggtcattttattctataattCTATAAACTCATTTTCTTATTAGTtgttatgtaacaaaaaaaaaaatcttagcatTTAGTTTTTACGTAAATGTAAAAATTGGGTTTTAGCCTTTAtcttatgattttataaaaatgtaacaacacacttttttaatacattcatttgaatatatttttttattagcatgaagtttattaaaaatcataaaaatattataattttcactCTTTATTTAATGAGTCacacttataattttataatttttaataatttataactgaTAATAAAGAGTGCGTTAAAACATATGTTACTAACACTGATCTTAATTTTATTACAAGaaaattaaggaattatttatGTTGCTAACATTTATCTTTATCAGAACCACATTTTTATATGTGAAATTTTATATAGCATATGATCTAATCATCTTTAAACATTGAAACCTAGAAGAACGAAAGAAAAGTGgctatcctatttttttattttattttaaacatagcAAAGAGGATGAAGAACAACTAGAGGTATAAGCTAAAATATAGAGTgaaggaattaatgaaacactATAGTGGGTTTTGTTTGCCTTGCCATATTTGAGGAAGACATTAAGGGGTATATAGAGTTCCTAATTTGGCAAATCACAAACACTACAAAGCAAaggatgaatgatgcaatgcctAACATTTTATCACCCTTTCTTATAACTCCCTTTGCTCCCTTTGTACCCGCTAATGCTTGACCTTGGAGGCCACTCTTTTAAGTTGATTAAAAGCATCAAAACATCCTATCCTCTTCTCTATGCACCATTCTTCACCCATTGACATGACAAAACTAATAGTAACCTTACTTAATCTAACACCTTAGCATAAGCATTGCTACTATAGGAAAGTGAATCCTAGCGGTAGAGTTCTTCGATTCTTCTTTATCGTTGTTGGGTCTTCTACTCACTTATATAGTGTTCaactttttcacttttattcgATGTGAGACTTCATTTCATAATTGTACTTTAACAATCTAGGCATGACAATTCTCCCCGCAACTCGGGGATCCCCGTGGGGACTGCCCCATTCGGGGCCCTACGATCGGGGAAAAATTCTCCGCGGGGATGGGGatgaaccccccccccccccccccgcagTAAATTCGGGGACGAGGCGGGGACCATACTTCCCGCCCCGCAAGGTCCCTGTATCCCCACATATATAGAATTTTACTTATATACTCTCATAACTTATAATAtgtataacataaatataagggttaatataatattttactagtaaaaatatacaaaataaaattatcatatatataagtaatatctcacaagtcacaaagacacaaacattacccaaaccctaaaacatcgcatcaaacattcagacttcGTTCCTTGACTTTCTTATtcacttttgttcctttttcacTTCGTTCCTTGACTTCTTTCTTCACCTTTGTTCCTTCTTCATTGCTTCACCTTCgttccttcttcacttcttcactGTTCGTTTCACCATTTCACATTGTCTTCACCCTCTTCACTTCTTCGTTTCTTCACTGTCCGTTTCACCGTAttgagataaaacaaaaaaaaatgtattttttttataatttttaacattttttaatgtaaaacggGGTCCCGCAGGTCCCCGCGGGGAGTCAGGCAATGGGGATGGGGCAAAAAATACCCCCCCCACAGAGCAGGGATAGGGACGGGGAGCAGGGTAAGGTTCGGGGACAGGGAGCGGGAGAGTACTCCCCGCTCCCGCCCCACGCGGGTGCCATGCCTACAACAATCTCCCCCTCAAGTGTCAACACCCCATTCGCGCATGGGAAGCCACAACAACATTGTAGGGTCTGTGAGTGTTGCTGCCTAGGTCATCGTTGCCACTACTTTGGTTTTGTGTGCTGGAATTTCTAGATTTAAGATTAAGAGAACCTTCAACTTGTTCGcgtttttttgtttgttgagACTTTGAGTTTCTAGACTTGTGCTTGTGTTTCGGTTGTTGgtgaagaaaggaaaaagaagagataGTAGTGGTAGTAGCACGAGAGAAGAAACgcgaaaaaagaggaaaaggagacCAAGGGAGAGAGACAAAGAATAAGATGAAAATTagctcttttttttgtttaagacAAATTTCCTATTCCGATTATTCTAGTTAGGGGCGAATATGTGGTCCAAATttgattaggattttttttctttttcattttactagattttgttttaaatttttaaattaaaaaccatGAAGAAGTTCATCTCTGAATCCCTAACGAGGATTTGCAATTGCAAATGAagttgaaaacataaaaaaccaTGAAGAGATCTGAACTAAACCTTTTTTTTCGTAACACAAATTCCAATTTACCAACGATGGGTTGAACTACTAACAAAGGCACACAAATTTGCCAGAACTCTTGAAAAACCATGAGGAGATGAGATACCAAAGTGTGCGATGGGTTGAACACGAAGCCACGTTCAcgaaatatttttacatattttaaatgtGGGTATATTTACCATTTgaccatatttaaaataaaattttagttactATAGCTCCTAATTTAGTGGTCCACCCTTGAATCACCTATTGTAGTAGTTCACGGTAGAATTCGCCCTATTTATAGTGCTCAAACTTAATCATATAACAGAAGGATATATCTATGGATAACTAAATCCTCAAGCATAAATCATGAATAATAAGACATTTAATAGAATGCGTTTAAAATTTATGCTATAACCCTAACAATCCAGAACCCTAAGATCCAAAAAACCCAACTACAAATCCCTGTCAAATCGCATAGACAGCAGAACTAGCTAGGGATctgtaacaaaaaatataatagtataACAATGTAAATAGATAGTGAAGAAATATAGGAAATTCGGTGACTCGTGAgattttctttttgattttcATCGTAGTTCAATCCCCTTTTGCTCCTCGC contains the following coding sequences:
- the LOC114385725 gene encoding 60S ribosomal protein L7-3-like, giving the protein MENPIYKARRTPRTLTLRRRCKQCTTSIIQMGEAKALVPESVVKKEKRNEEWALAKKQELDAAKKMRFETRKLIFNRAKQYSKEYDEQQKELIRLKREAKLKGGFYVEPEAKLLFIIRIRGINAMDPKTRKILQLLRLRQIFNGVFLKVNKATVNMLHRVEPYVTYGYPNLKSVRELIYKRGYGKVNKQRIALTDNSIIEQTLGKHGIICVEDLIHEIMTVGPHFKEANNFLWPFKLKAPLGGLEKKRNHYVEGGDAGNREDYINELIRRMN